In Xanthomonas sp. SI, the following are encoded in one genomic region:
- a CDS encoding tetratricopeptide repeat-containing sulfotransferase family protein produces the protein MTPPDDSAIPSLPALLAALEAGQAQALEQGARRYLQHAPGDALASSLLAMSLQMQGDAAQAAVLYRALAERQPQDVAHWNNLGTALREARDFAEARQAYAQALALTPDDPMLHHNLGLLAMGSGDYGAAREHLLDAHALAPESAPLSVHAAMACHECGDFQRVEALIAHWPQWPALDPETTLELAWLLSQAGQTDAACAMLRACAAGPMPQPERAWSRLVLVLERVNRLEEARQAAAQLPAPERIENMDARHDAINALAVLAMRDGQWDAAYRLLRDLLPAGASIDATTDATTDMRKQSNLLFAMARVCDRLGRHDEALAACAQGHAGQVDGVASLVPELLAADAAPLPVARRRWNPVRYAAAPPVSGPDRDASPIFVVGFPRSGTTLLEQMLDAHPQLCAMDERPFLQGLAERSERRGLAWPDGLGELDDAACVALRADYWQSVRGVVQLQPGQRLVDKNPLNLLRLPLIQRLFPNAHVILALRHPCDVLLSCYMQAFRSPAFAVLCSSAQRLAQGYADAMAFWLYHVDLLQPRALELRYEDLVADPQAQVARLGGFLELEQPERLLEFQRHARAKGFISTPSYAQVVEGINRKGLDRWRPYRDFFEPVLPLLQPYLQRWNYRVD, from the coding sequence ATGACCCCACCGGACGATTCCGCGATCCCGTCGCTGCCCGCCTTGCTGGCGGCATTGGAAGCCGGACAGGCGCAGGCGCTGGAGCAAGGCGCGCGCCGCTACCTGCAACATGCGCCCGGCGATGCGCTGGCCAGCAGTCTGCTGGCGATGAGCCTGCAGATGCAGGGCGATGCGGCGCAGGCGGCCGTGCTGTATCGCGCCCTGGCCGAGCGCCAGCCGCAGGATGTGGCGCACTGGAACAACCTGGGCACCGCCTTGCGCGAGGCGCGCGATTTCGCCGAGGCGCGGCAGGCGTATGCGCAGGCGCTCGCGCTGACGCCGGACGATCCGATGCTGCACCACAATCTGGGCTTGCTGGCGATGGGCAGCGGCGACTACGGCGCCGCCCGCGAGCATCTGCTGGATGCGCATGCGTTGGCGCCGGAATCGGCGCCACTGAGCGTCCACGCCGCGATGGCCTGCCACGAATGCGGCGACTTCCAGCGCGTGGAGGCGTTGATCGCGCACTGGCCGCAGTGGCCCGCACTGGATCCGGAGACCACGCTGGAACTGGCCTGGCTGCTGTCGCAGGCCGGCCAGACCGACGCGGCCTGCGCGATGCTACGCGCCTGCGCCGCCGGACCGATGCCGCAACCGGAACGCGCCTGGTCGCGTCTGGTGCTGGTGCTCGAACGCGTCAACCGGCTAGAGGAGGCGCGGCAGGCGGCCGCACAGTTGCCGGCGCCGGAGCGGATCGAGAATATGGACGCGCGCCACGATGCGATCAATGCGCTGGCAGTGCTGGCGATGCGCGACGGGCAATGGGACGCCGCGTACCGGCTGCTGCGCGACCTGCTGCCCGCCGGCGCGTCCATCGACGCGACCACCGACGCGACCACCGACATGCGCAAGCAGAGCAACCTGTTGTTCGCCATGGCCCGGGTCTGCGACCGCCTGGGTCGCCACGACGAAGCGCTGGCGGCATGCGCGCAGGGGCACGCCGGGCAGGTCGATGGCGTCGCCTCGCTGGTGCCCGAGCTGCTCGCGGCGGACGCGGCGCCGCTGCCGGTCGCGCGGCGGCGCTGGAATCCGGTGCGCTACGCTGCCGCGCCGCCGGTGTCGGGCCCGGACCGCGATGCGTCGCCGATCTTCGTGGTCGGTTTCCCGCGCTCCGGCACCACCTTGCTGGAACAGATGCTCGATGCGCATCCGCAGCTGTGCGCGATGGACGAGCGGCCGTTCCTGCAAGGGCTGGCCGAGCGCAGCGAGCGCCGCGGCCTGGCCTGGCCCGATGGCCTGGGCGAACTGGACGATGCCGCTTGCGTGGCCTTGCGCGCCGACTACTGGCAGTCGGTACGCGGCGTGGTGCAGCTGCAGCCCGGACAACGCCTGGTCGACAAGAATCCGCTGAACCTGCTGCGCCTGCCGCTGATCCAGCGTCTGTTCCCCAACGCGCACGTCATCCTGGCGCTGCGCCATCCCTGCGACGTGCTGTTGAGCTGCTACATGCAGGCGTTCCGCTCCCCGGCCTTCGCGGTGCTGTGTTCCAGCGCGCAACGTCTGGCGCAGGGCTATGCCGATGCGATGGCGTTCTGGCTCTACCACGTCGACCTGCTGCAACCGCGCGCGCTGGAACTGCGCTACGAAGACCTGGTCGCCGATCCGCAGGCGCAGGTCGCGCGCCTGGGCGGCTTTCTGGAGCTTGAACAACCGGAGCGCCTGCTGGAGTTCCAGCGCCATGCGCGCGCCAAGGGCTTCATCAGCACGCCTAGCTATGCGCAGGTGGTCGAGGGCATCAATCGCAAGGGCCTGGACCGCTGGCGCCCGTATCGCGACTTCTTCGAGCCGGTGCTGCCGCTGCTGCAGCCCTACCTGCAGCGCTGGAACTATCGCGTCGACTGA
- a CDS encoding PAS domain-containing hybrid sensor histidine kinase/response regulator → MVSSWILLLVSVGYAALLFTVAWWGERRPLYPERPWLRPAVYSLALAVYCSSWTFYGAVGSAVRNGAGYLPIYLGPLLLLLFGWRIIERLALIARSENTVSIADFISSRYGRSRRLAALVAVIALIGVVPYLALQYKAVAMSLQVLSGQSSAGAPFYADPALYVALLMALFATLFGTRQVDATEHHHGMMLAIALESVVKLLAMVAVGVFAYVWLSGRDGRVLQSAQTLFQNTPPVGFISQTLLSFLAIVCLPRQFHVAVVECSDIGDIRKARWLFGLYLVVISAMVVPIAAAGIALFGQSGEVAHDSIVLALPLAEGRTALALVAYVGGFSAATGMVIVSSIALATMISNDLVMPVLLRRRGHQAAGADVASRVLWIRRLAILLLALIAYGYYRSSSNDSSLASYGLMAFAAVAQFAPGVIGGLYWRGASRKGVETGMLLGFGTWIYTLLLPAMTQAGWLAPGWLHDGPFGISWLRPQQLFGMSGWDPLAHGTFWSLLLNVGTMMLVSARWRPGLDERLRAAPFLEPYSQRPAVAGVWLGQVQVVDLQALAERMVGERHARRAFAEQAQLLGREPQPNAVADRVWVQFTERLLAASIGAASARLVLTSLLRGSGMDLGEVVAVLDEAGQELRFNREILSTTLENISAGVSVVDPAMRLTAWNRRYQQMFGYPDGMLYVGRPVADLIRYNAERGELGEGRIEDQIGRRIAHLRAGTSHVFERTRSDGKVIEMRGQPLPGGGYVTSYNDITDYKRAEQALLEANETLEQRVAERSREAELAQQSKTRFLAAISHDVLQPLNAARLFASALREAHQNEEQRHLAERVDASLRAAEELLDGLLDVSRLDAGGMRPTIEDFDASVLLRELAAQYTPVAAGRGLRMQVYARPIWVRSDRRLLRRVLQNFLANALRYTRQGRIVLGMRGRGAALELQVWDTGPGIPKHHMQQIFEEFQRYQQPFDWGEQGLGLGLSICQRISRLLGHDLDARSAVGHGSMFSIAVPRVAPVPQKQQRQQRSAANSDSLAGLRVLCVDNDQEILDGMRALLGRWQVEVICASTVDEALLLAARAPNVMLVDYHLHDRLDGLDTLDALREAMVGPVAGALLTADGRDELKLQARERGYRLLTKPVKPASLRAFLTAYHDPIKSD, encoded by the coding sequence TTGGTTTCTAGCTGGATCCTGCTGCTGGTGTCGGTCGGCTACGCGGCGCTGCTGTTCACGGTGGCGTGGTGGGGCGAACGGCGGCCGCTGTACCCGGAGCGGCCGTGGCTGCGCCCGGCGGTGTACAGCCTGGCGCTGGCGGTGTACTGCTCGTCGTGGACGTTCTACGGCGCGGTCGGCAGCGCGGTGCGCAACGGCGCCGGCTATCTGCCGATCTACCTGGGGCCGTTGCTGTTGCTGCTGTTCGGCTGGCGCATCATCGAACGGCTGGCGCTGATTGCGCGCAGCGAGAACACGGTGTCCATCGCCGATTTCATTTCCTCGCGCTACGGTCGCTCGCGGCGGCTGGCGGCATTGGTGGCGGTGATCGCGCTGATCGGCGTAGTGCCGTACCTGGCACTGCAGTACAAGGCGGTGGCGATGAGCCTGCAGGTGCTCAGCGGGCAGTCCAGTGCCGGGGCGCCGTTCTATGCCGACCCGGCGCTGTACGTGGCGTTGCTGATGGCGCTGTTCGCGACCCTGTTCGGCACCCGTCAGGTGGATGCCACCGAACATCACCACGGCATGATGCTGGCGATCGCGCTGGAATCGGTGGTCAAGTTGCTGGCGATGGTCGCGGTGGGCGTGTTCGCCTACGTGTGGCTGAGCGGCCGCGACGGTCGCGTGCTGCAGTCGGCGCAGACCCTGTTCCAGAACACCCCGCCGGTCGGCTTCATCTCGCAGACCCTGCTCAGCTTCCTTGCCATCGTGTGCCTGCCGCGCCAGTTCCACGTGGCGGTGGTGGAATGCAGCGACATCGGCGACATCCGCAAGGCGCGCTGGCTGTTCGGGCTGTACCTGGTGGTGATCTCGGCGATGGTGGTGCCGATCGCCGCGGCCGGCATCGCCCTGTTCGGCCAGTCCGGCGAGGTGGCGCACGACAGCATCGTGCTGGCGCTGCCGCTGGCCGAGGGCCGCACCGCGCTGGCGCTGGTCGCCTACGTGGGCGGGTTCTCCGCCGCCACCGGCATGGTCATCGTGTCCAGCATCGCGCTGGCGACGATGATCAGCAACGACCTGGTGATGCCGGTGCTGCTGCGCCGGCGCGGGCACCAGGCGGCCGGCGCCGACGTCGCCTCGCGGGTGTTGTGGATCCGCCGCCTGGCGATCCTGCTGCTGGCGCTGATCGCCTACGGCTACTACCGCAGCAGCAGCAACGACAGCTCGCTGGCCTCGTACGGGCTGATGGCCTTCGCCGCGGTGGCGCAGTTCGCGCCGGGCGTGATCGGCGGGCTGTACTGGCGCGGCGCCAGCCGCAAGGGCGTGGAAACCGGCATGCTGCTGGGCTTCGGTACCTGGATCTACACCTTGTTGTTGCCGGCGATGACCCAGGCCGGCTGGCTGGCGCCGGGATGGCTGCACGATGGGCCGTTCGGTATTTCCTGGCTGCGCCCGCAGCAGCTGTTCGGCATGAGCGGCTGGGATCCGCTGGCGCACGGCACGTTCTGGTCGCTGCTGCTCAACGTCGGCACGATGATGCTGGTGTCGGCGCGCTGGCGCCCGGGGCTGGACGAGCGGCTGCGTGCGGCGCCGTTCCTGGAGCCGTATTCGCAGCGGCCGGCGGTGGCCGGCGTCTGGCTCGGGCAGGTGCAGGTGGTGGACCTACAAGCGCTGGCCGAACGCATGGTCGGCGAGCGCCACGCCCGCCGCGCCTTCGCCGAACAGGCGCAACTGCTCGGTCGCGAGCCGCAGCCCAACGCGGTGGCCGACCGCGTCTGGGTGCAGTTCACCGAACGCCTGCTCGCCGCCTCGATCGGCGCGGCCTCGGCGCGGCTGGTGCTGACCAGCCTGCTACGCGGTTCGGGCATGGACCTGGGCGAAGTGGTGGCGGTGCTCGACGAGGCCGGGCAGGAACTGCGCTTCAACCGCGAGATCCTGTCCACCACGCTGGAGAACATCAGCGCCGGGGTCAGCGTGGTCGATCCGGCGATGCGCCTGACCGCGTGGAACCGGCGCTACCAGCAGATGTTCGGCTATCCCGACGGCATGCTCTATGTCGGCCGCCCGGTCGCCGACCTGATCCGCTACAACGCCGAGCGCGGCGAACTGGGCGAGGGCCGCATCGAGGACCAGATCGGCCGTCGCATCGCGCATCTGCGCGCCGGCACCTCGCACGTGTTCGAGCGCACCCGCAGCGACGGCAAGGTGATCGAGATGCGCGGCCAGCCGCTGCCCGGCGGCGGCTACGTGACCAGCTACAACGACATCACCGACTACAAGCGCGCCGAGCAGGCGCTGCTGGAAGCCAACGAGACGCTGGAGCAGCGCGTGGCCGAGCGCTCGCGCGAGGCCGAGCTGGCGCAGCAGTCCAAGACCCGCTTCCTGGCCGCGATCAGCCACGACGTGCTGCAGCCGCTCAACGCGGCGCGGCTGTTCGCCTCCGCGCTGCGCGAAGCGCACCAGAACGAGGAGCAGCGGCACCTGGCAGAGCGCGTGGACGCCTCGCTGCGCGCGGCCGAGGAGTTGCTCGATGGCCTGCTCGACGTGTCGCGGCTGGACGCCGGCGGCATGCGTCCGACGATCGAGGATTTCGACGCCAGCGTGCTGCTGCGCGAACTGGCCGCGCAGTACACCCCGGTCGCCGCCGGCCGCGGCCTGCGCATGCAGGTGTACGCACGGCCGATCTGGGTGCGCAGCGACCGCCGCCTGCTGCGCCGCGTGCTGCAGAACTTCCTCGCCAATGCGCTGCGCTACACCCGCCAGGGCCGCATCGTGCTGGGCATGCGCGGCCGCGGCGCGGCGCTGGAGCTGCAGGTGTGGGACACCGGCCCGGGCATTCCCAAGCACCACATGCAGCAGATCTTCGAGGAGTTCCAGCGCTACCAGCAGCCGTTCGACTGGGGCGAGCAGGGATTGGGTCTGGGCCTGTCGATCTGCCAGCGCATCTCGCGCCTGCTCGGCCACGACCTGGATGCGCGCAGCGCGGTCGGCCACGGCAGCATGTTCTCGATCGCCGTGCCGCGGGTGGCGCCGGTGCCGCAGAAGCAGCAGCGCCAGCAGCGCAGCGCCGCCAACAGCGACTCGCTGGCCGGGCTGCGCGTGCTGTGCGTGGACAACGATCAGGAAATCCTCGACGGCATGCGCGCGCTGCTCGGCCGCTGGCAGGTGGAGGTGATCTGCGCCAGCACCGTGGACGAGGCGCTGCTGCTGGCCGCGCGCGCGCCCAACGTGATGCTGGTGGACTACCACCTCCACGACCGCCTGGATGGCTTGGACACGCTGGACGCGCTGCGCGAAGCGATGGTCGGCCCGGTCGCCGGCGCGCTGCTCACCGCCGACGGGCGCGACGAACTGAAACTGCAGGCGCGAGAACGCGGCTACCGGCTGCTGACCAAGCCGGTCAAGCCGGCCTCGCTGCGCGCCTTCCTCACCGCGTATCACGATCCGATCAAGAGCGACTAG
- a CDS encoding ATP-binding protein, protein MTLRPTSASLSPTPRAAGVLARLRHWWRDVPVTDQVDRRNAAMLQLVLAFVGLYQPMAMLLAWGRIGAAMDPVALWLAAANTLAMWACFVLLRRGAFLWAARMFVVVSLALLSVGYVRWGLEAQLRGQLSQLLPVLIGGLLLSRRALWGAVAWLVLVVALGAWRDATRSFFMPTLMPRLLESAVLGIAGFVIAAVVLDQSVAALRESLDLARKRGNDLARSRDRLQLEMQEKERSRDQLVHAQKMESVGRLASGVAHDFNHLLSLIMGYAARARRSDDPQQLKAALQGADAAARRAAAVTRKLLDFSRQEATRLEVFEPAETIAGMRPMFDQLFGLGVQVRLQLHEAPCPVRFDRAQLELILLNLAANAQQAMPEGGQFELTLAPRPDATLEIAVRDSGHGMSEDVRARCLEPFFTTKPSGQGTGLGLAVSANLIAAAGGTLLVESAPGQGSVFRLRLPLHAGAAAVS, encoded by the coding sequence ATGACGCTCCGTCCCACCTCCGCTTCCCTCTCGCCCACGCCGCGCGCCGCTGGCGTCCTGGCGCGCCTGCGCCACTGGTGGCGCGACGTTCCGGTCACCGATCAGGTCGATCGGCGCAACGCGGCGATGCTGCAGTTGGTGCTGGCGTTCGTCGGCCTGTACCAGCCGATGGCGATGCTGCTCGCCTGGGGGCGGATCGGCGCGGCCATGGACCCGGTCGCGTTGTGGCTGGCGGCGGCCAACACGCTGGCGATGTGGGCCTGCTTCGTGCTGCTGCGGCGCGGCGCGTTCCTGTGGGCGGCGCGGATGTTCGTGGTGGTGAGCCTGGCGCTGCTGAGCGTGGGCTATGTGCGATGGGGGCTGGAAGCGCAGCTGCGCGGGCAGTTGAGCCAACTGCTGCCGGTGCTGATCGGCGGGCTGCTGTTGAGCCGGCGCGCACTGTGGGGCGCGGTGGCGTGGCTGGTGCTGGTGGTGGCGCTGGGTGCCTGGCGCGACGCGACCCGCTCGTTCTTCATGCCCACGCTGATGCCGCGGTTGCTGGAGAGCGCGGTGCTCGGCATCGCCGGCTTCGTCATCGCCGCGGTGGTGCTGGACCAGTCGGTGGCGGCGTTGCGCGAAAGCCTGGACCTGGCGCGCAAGCGCGGCAACGATCTGGCCCGCTCGCGCGACCGGCTGCAGTTGGAGATGCAGGAAAAGGAGCGTTCGCGCGACCAGCTGGTGCACGCGCAGAAGATGGAGAGCGTCGGCCGCCTGGCCAGCGGCGTGGCGCACGATTTCAATCATCTGCTCAGCCTGATCATGGGCTATGCCGCGCGCGCGCGGCGCAGCGACGATCCGCAGCAGCTCAAGGCCGCCCTGCAGGGCGCCGATGCGGCGGCGCGGCGCGCGGCGGCGGTGACCCGCAAGCTGCTGGATTTCAGCCGCCAGGAAGCCACCCGGCTGGAAGTGTTCGAACCGGCCGAGACGATCGCCGGCATGCGTCCGATGTTCGACCAGCTGTTCGGCCTGGGTGTGCAGGTGCGCCTGCAGTTGCACGAGGCGCCGTGTCCGGTGCGCTTCGACCGCGCGCAGCTGGAACTGATCCTGCTCAATCTCGCCGCCAACGCGCAGCAGGCGATGCCCGAGGGCGGGCAGTTCGAGCTGACCCTGGCGCCGCGGCCCGATGCCACGCTGGAGATCGCGGTGCGCGACAGCGGCCACGGCATGAGCGAGGACGTGCGCGCGCGCTGCCTGGAGCCGTTCTTCACCACCAAGCCCAGCGGCCAGGGCACCGGCCTGGGGTTGGCGGTCAGCGCCAACCTGATCGCCGCGGCCGGCGGCACGTTGCTGGTCGAGAGCGCGCCCGGGCAGGGCAGCGTGTTCCGCCTGCGGCTGCCGCTGCACGCCGGCGCGGCGGCGGTCTCGTGA